One segment of Ficedula albicollis isolate OC2 chromosome 2, FicAlb1.5, whole genome shotgun sequence DNA contains the following:
- the RPL7 gene encoding 60S ribosomal protein L7 — MADKEAKKVPSVPESLLKKRQAYAVMKAKRQKKILAIKKYRKAQRKLIYARAQAYHKEYRHMYRQEIRMARMARKAGNYYVPAEPKLAFVIRIRGTNGVSPKVRKVLQLLRLRQIFNGTFVKLNKASINMLRIVEPYIAWGYPNLKSVHELIYKRGYGKINKQRIALTDNRLIQKRLGKLGIICMEDVIHEIYTVGKNFKVVNNFLWPFKLSSPRGGMKKKTIHFVEGGDAGNREDQINRLIRRMN; from the exons ATGGCGGACAAGGA aGCAAAGAAGGTGCCCTCTGTGCCCGAGAGCCTGCTGAAGAAGCGGCAGGCCTATGCGGTCATGAAAGCCAAACGTCAGAAGAAGATTCTGGCTATAAAAAAG TACCGCAAGGCACAAAGGAAGCTCATCTATGCAAGAGCCCAGGCTTACCACAAGGAGTACAGGCACATGTACAGGCAGGAGATCCGGATGGCCAGGATGGCCCGGAAAGCTGGCAATTACTATGTCCCAGCTGAGCCAAAACTGGCCTTTGTCATCAGGATAAGAGG TACCAATGGTGTCAGCCCAAAGGTTCGCAAGGTTCTGCAGCTTCTTCGCCTGAGGCAGATCTTTAATGGCACCTTTGTAAAACTCAACAAAGCCTCTATCAACATGCTGAGGATTGTTGAACCCTACATTGCCTGGGG TTACCCCAACCTGAAGTCTGTGCATGAACTGATCTACAAGCGAGGTTACGGCAAGATCAACAAGCAGCGCATTGCTCTGACTGACAACCGCCTGATCCAGAAACGCCTTG GAAAGCTTGGCATCATCTGCATGGAAGATGTGATCCATGAAATTTACACTGTTGGCAAGAACTTCAAAGTTGTGAACAACTTCCTTTGGCCCTTCAAGTTATCCTCTCCTCGGGGTGGTATGAAGAAGAAAACGATCCACTTTGTGGAAGGTGGGGATGCTGGGAACAGAGAAGACCAGATCAACAGACTCATAAGGAGAATGAACTAA